A stretch of Acetobacteroides hydrogenigenes DNA encodes these proteins:
- a CDS encoding helix-turn-helix transcriptional regulator: MSLLQNKYNADVSFFKDKEFLMKILEMEERNVLVNKLVTKLNKIKDKQPKEYQGWMTLATIEVEKYKVPDLWDVFEHDFVKLHPQFKKDLSSKFPDLTDNEYKVCALIRVNFKTKDISEITGVSVKSIEAIRTRLRKRFDLSSTDVLLGDYLNQFE, translated from the coding sequence ATGTCGTTACTTCAAAACAAGTATAATGCAGATGTGAGTTTTTTTAAGGATAAAGAGTTCTTGATGAAAATTCTGGAAATGGAGGAGCGAAATGTTTTGGTAAACAAACTGGTTACTAAACTCAACAAGATAAAGGATAAGCAGCCGAAGGAATACCAAGGATGGATGACTTTAGCTACAATAGAAGTTGAAAAGTATAAGGTTCCCGATTTGTGGGATGTGTTTGAACATGATTTTGTAAAGCTTCATCCTCAATTCAAAAAGGATTTAAGCAGTAAGTTTCCTGATTTGACCGATAATGAGTATAAGGTATGTGCTCTTATTCGGGTTAACTTTAAAACTAAGGATATATCGGAGATAACCGGAGTTAGCGTAAAGAGCATTGAAGCTATTCGAACCCGGCTTCGGAAGAGGTTTGACCTGTCGAGCACTGACGTCCTATTGGGGGATTACCTCAATCAATTCGAATAA
- a CDS encoding arginine deiminase — protein sequence MEINVSSEFGTLEGVILHSPGAEVENMTPENAQRALYSDILNLSIAKKEYQQVIGVLSKVAQTFEVRDLLTQTLSTPSVKEELIRDLCAAEKQYQLVDELLELSPEALSKALIEGLPLKRNNLTTFLSEDRYSLHPLFNFYFTRDASISINNKVLIGKMANKVRDREAIIMEAIFNHSGTFTTSTINPYIAQDNKHISIEGGDVLIAREDVLIIGNGCRTTSQGIDFILSRILQRSDKSRFHIIVQELPHTPESFIHLDMVFTLLDFNKCMVYEPIILDNNKYQTVHITVDNNKVNIRAVDNILTALHSLGMDLEPIICGGTKDRWIQEREQWHSGANFFALGPGKVMGYARNVYTLEEMNKHGFEIIKAKDVITNHIDLNAHHKYVVAIDGSELPRGGGGARCMTMPVRRKKINW from the coding sequence ATGGAAATAAACGTAAGCTCGGAATTTGGAACGCTCGAGGGTGTTATACTCCATTCGCCTGGTGCAGAGGTGGAGAACATGACCCCCGAGAATGCCCAAAGAGCACTTTATAGCGACATTCTGAACCTATCTATAGCAAAAAAAGAGTACCAGCAAGTAATTGGAGTGCTTAGCAAAGTTGCCCAAACGTTTGAGGTAAGAGACTTGCTAACCCAAACCTTATCAACCCCATCGGTAAAGGAAGAGCTTATTAGAGACCTTTGTGCTGCAGAAAAGCAGTACCAGTTGGTTGACGAACTTTTAGAGCTATCGCCAGAAGCACTAAGCAAAGCGCTTATTGAAGGTTTACCCCTAAAGAGAAACAACTTAACAACCTTTCTAAGTGAGGACAGGTACTCCCTTCATCCGCTTTTTAACTTCTACTTTACACGCGATGCATCAATATCCATCAACAATAAGGTGCTTATTGGTAAAATGGCCAATAAGGTTCGTGATAGAGAAGCAATCATAATGGAGGCTATCTTTAACCATTCTGGAACATTTACCACTAGCACAATAAACCCGTACATAGCACAAGACAACAAGCATATATCTATTGAAGGTGGCGATGTACTAATTGCTCGTGAAGATGTGCTCATAATTGGCAACGGATGCCGTACAACATCGCAAGGAATTGACTTTATCCTTTCGAGAATACTGCAACGAAGCGATAAAAGTAGGTTCCATATCATCGTTCAAGAGCTACCACACACACCCGAGTCGTTTATTCACCTCGACATGGTGTTTACGCTTCTCGACTTTAACAAATGTATGGTGTATGAACCTATAATTCTCGACAACAACAAGTACCAAACAGTTCATATTACTGTAGACAATAATAAGGTAAACATCCGCGCTGTAGATAACATCCTTACAGCCCTGCATTCCTTAGGCATGGACCTTGAGCCCATTATTTGTGGAGGCACCAAAGATCGTTGGATTCAGGAACGCGAACAATGGCATAGCGGAGCTAACTTCTTTGCTCTAGGACCTGGAAAGGTCATGGGCTATGCGCGCAACGTATACACATTAGAGGAGATGAACAAGCACGGCTTCGAAATCATCAAGGCCAAAGATGTAATCACCAACCATATTGACCTAAACGCTCACCACAAGTATGTTGTTGCAATTGATGGATCAGAGCTGCCTCGCGGTGGTGGAGGTGCTCGATGCATGACAATGCCTGTAAGAAGAAAAAAGATTAACTGGTAG